From the genome of Cherax quadricarinatus isolate ZL_2023a chromosome 54, ASM3850222v1, whole genome shotgun sequence, one region includes:
- the LOC138854294 gene encoding uncharacterized protein, whose product SSSSSSSSSSSSSSSSSSSSSSSSSSSSSSSSSSSSSSSSSSSSSSSSSSSSSSSSSSSSSSSSSSSSSSSSSSSSSSSSSSSSSSFSSSSSSFFFSSSSSSSSSSSSSFSSSSSSSSSSSSSSSSSSSSSSSSSSSSSSSSSSSSSSSSSSSSSSSSSSSSSSSSSSSSSSSSPSSSSFSSFSSSSPSSSSSSSSSSSSSSSSSSS is encoded by the exons tcttcttcttcttcttcttcttcttcttcttcttcttcttcttcttcttcttcttcttcttcttcttcttcttcttcttc ttcttcttcttcttcttcttcttcttcttcttcttcttcttcttcttcttcttcttcttcttcttcttcttcttcttcttcttcttcgtcttcttcttcttcttcttcttcttcttcttcttcttcttcttcttcttcttcttcttcttcttcttcttcttcttcttcttcttcttctttttcttcttcttcttcttcttttttcttttcttcttcttcttcttcttcttcttcttcttcttcttctttttcttcttcttcttcttcttcttcttcttcttcttcttcttcttcttcttcttcgtcttcttcttcttcttcttcttcttcttcttcttcttcttcttcttcttcttcttcatcttcttcttcttcttcttcttcttcttcttcttcttcttcttcttcttcttcttcttcttcttcttcttcttcttcttctccttcttcttcttctttttcttctttttcttcttcttctccttcttcttcttcttcatcttcttcttcttcttcttcttcttcttcttcttcttcttct